A genomic stretch from Edaphobacter aggregans includes:
- a CDS encoding M20/M25/M40 family metallo-hydrolase, which yields MPIDPIQLTKQLVDIESTTYCEGPAGAFLYEYLTDQRYAVERTRVAQPDHSCTPGAGNGDRFNVYAALPGVTPDVVLSTHMDTVPPYFGCTEDDEFLYGRGSCDAKGIIAAQVAAADRLREAGVKVGLLFVVGEERDSAGAAVANLHPKGSKFLINGEPTDNRLALASKGALRVELRAKGKMAHSAYPELGDSAIDKLIAALHDILAMPLPVEPDLGESGASTLNIGLIEGGRAPNVIADKAEAHILIRLVGPADETKQNIIKTVGDRADVTFSLELPFVRMRKVGNLPTMVAKFTTDIPSLTNWGEPFLLGPGSIHVAHTPNEKISKKELHEAVDLYTDLAVSLVS from the coding sequence ATGCCCATCGATCCTATTCAGCTCACCAAGCAGCTCGTGGATATTGAGTCCACCACCTATTGCGAGGGGCCAGCGGGAGCTTTTCTCTACGAATACCTAACCGATCAGCGTTACGCAGTCGAGCGCACCCGTGTCGCCCAGCCCGACCACTCCTGCACTCCCGGCGCCGGCAACGGAGATCGCTTCAACGTCTACGCCGCGCTCCCCGGCGTCACCCCGGACGTCGTCCTCTCGACCCACATGGATACTGTCCCCCCCTACTTTGGCTGCACCGAGGACGATGAGTTCCTCTACGGCCGCGGCTCCTGCGACGCCAAAGGCATCATCGCCGCGCAGGTCGCCGCAGCAGATCGCCTCCGCGAAGCCGGAGTCAAAGTAGGTCTGCTCTTCGTAGTCGGCGAAGAACGTGACTCCGCAGGCGCCGCCGTCGCGAATCTCCATCCAAAGGGATCGAAGTTTCTGATCAACGGCGAGCCCACAGACAACCGCCTCGCCCTCGCCTCCAAAGGAGCCCTGCGCGTCGAACTCCGCGCCAAAGGCAAGATGGCCCACTCGGCCTACCCGGAGCTGGGCGACTCTGCCATCGACAAACTCATCGCCGCTCTCCACGACATCCTCGCCATGCCGCTACCCGTCGAGCCTGATCTTGGAGAGTCCGGCGCCTCCACCCTGAACATCGGCCTCATCGAAGGGGGCCGCGCTCCCAACGTCATCGCCGACAAGGCCGAGGCCCACATCCTCATCCGCCTCGTAGGCCCAGCCGACGAGACCAAGCAAAACATCATTAAGACAGTAGGCGACCGCGCCGATGTAACCTTCTCACTCGAACTACCCTTCGTCCGAATGCGCAAGGTCGGTAACCTGCCGACAATGGTCGCAAAGTTCACCACGGACATCCCTTCGCTGACGAACTGGGGCGAACCGTTCCTGCTAGGCCCCGGCTCCATCCACGTCGCGCACACACCGAACGAGAAGATCAGCAAGAAAGAGCTGCACGAGGCTGTCGATCTCTACACCGATCTGGCCGTCAGCCTCGTCAGCTAA
- a CDS encoding ATP-binding protein: protein MKNAAQTRILAIALALATVAACVLAAMNFERESSFDVPTDGIWWVETQGGLRAEQVPPDSPGQRAGVRAGDVLVSINDRPTERLAPFVREMFHSGIWAHATYSILRPLPHASDLSGAAKLDIQVILEPTDRSINLGLRFIALVYLCIGIYVLFRRWTAPKSTHFYVFCLVSFVLYSFNYTTKFDTFDSIIYWGRIAAGALQPALFLHFAISFASGEQRKRLGRRLLTVALYLPGIFLIGLQFVALHYWSATEVLRHRLDQIAVGYLALYYVIAGIVFQFRYKRAESALERQQLKWLTRGTMIAITPFTVLYVIPYLSDAAVPTLLQKLAGLSLVFVPLTFSWAIVRYRLMDVDLIFKRGVTYTLATASLVGLYFGVIALTAEVVRARLNNPSLRTWGFLAAVIVTGLVFDPLKRAIQARVDRIFDQKRFDYRETLVEFGRGLNSQTDLRALVDSIVERLPQTLLVTRVAVFLAKETDDTFAERHFELAASHGLTNLQATDLKALDVRFFDFDRPGANNHIFLENPQQVLRLPEAQRSSAGRLDLNYYLPCRVANREGGGNRTVAVIGLGRTDDGDFLSSEDMELLESLAGYIGIAIQNAQLYRRLEQKISDFERLKEFNENIVESINIGIFAVDLDDRIESWNAQMEAMYAKPRIDALRQPLSSVFPPEFVSRFNSVRDEQGTHTLYKFRLALPTGEVRTANIAIAPLVTRDFITVGRIILVDDITDRMQLEAQLTQSEKLSSIGLLAAGVAHEVNTPLAVISSYAQMLTKYMRDDERLAPVLEKITQQTFRASEIVNGLLNFSRTSGTEFTDVDLNELLRDTIALLDHQLKTAKIRVETNFDPQLPRIHGNRGKLQQVILNLMLNAKDAMLGTPNATLRIATFSGAGRVLVRIQDSGGGIEREHLHRIYDPFFTTKTKPQEGAHKGTGLGLAVSYGIMQEHAGKIHVESEVGIGTAFQLEFPTSGGRTAVIPEPARASDTQELERKTIHV, encoded by the coding sequence ATGAAGAACGCTGCCCAAACGCGCATTCTGGCTATCGCACTCGCCTTGGCGACGGTGGCGGCCTGTGTGCTCGCCGCGATGAACTTCGAGCGCGAAAGCAGCTTTGACGTACCGACGGACGGCATCTGGTGGGTTGAAACCCAGGGTGGTCTACGAGCCGAGCAGGTTCCCCCCGATTCACCAGGTCAGCGGGCCGGAGTACGCGCCGGGGACGTGCTGGTTAGCATCAACGATAGACCGACGGAGCGGCTGGCTCCGTTTGTCCGCGAGATGTTCCACAGCGGCATCTGGGCCCATGCGACCTACTCGATTCTCAGGCCGCTTCCCCACGCAAGCGATCTTTCGGGTGCGGCTAAGCTCGATATTCAGGTGATTCTGGAGCCGACAGATCGGTCCATCAACCTCGGCCTGCGATTTATTGCGCTGGTGTACCTGTGTATCGGGATCTACGTCCTGTTCCGACGATGGACTGCGCCCAAATCGACGCATTTCTACGTCTTCTGTCTCGTCTCGTTTGTGCTGTATTCCTTCAACTACACCACCAAATTCGACACCTTTGATTCGATCATCTACTGGGGTCGCATTGCGGCCGGAGCGCTACAACCGGCGCTCTTCCTGCACTTTGCAATTAGCTTTGCCTCAGGAGAGCAGCGCAAACGCCTTGGCCGACGCCTCCTGACGGTAGCCCTCTACCTGCCGGGAATCTTTCTTATCGGGTTACAGTTTGTCGCGCTTCACTACTGGTCGGCGACCGAGGTGTTGCGCCATCGTCTAGACCAGATCGCGGTCGGATATCTCGCGCTCTACTACGTTATCGCAGGAATCGTCTTCCAGTTCCGATACAAGAGAGCTGAGTCTGCGCTGGAGCGGCAGCAATTGAAGTGGCTCACTCGCGGCACGATGATCGCGATTACGCCGTTCACGGTCCTTTATGTCATCCCCTATCTGTCGGATGCGGCCGTGCCGACCCTGCTGCAGAAGTTAGCTGGGCTCTCGCTGGTCTTTGTTCCGCTGACCTTCAGTTGGGCGATTGTGCGTTACCGGTTGATGGACGTCGACCTGATATTCAAGCGCGGTGTGACCTACACGCTGGCTACGGCATCGCTCGTGGGCTTGTACTTCGGCGTGATTGCGTTAACGGCAGAGGTCGTTCGTGCACGGCTAAACAATCCCAGCCTGCGTACGTGGGGATTTCTGGCTGCAGTCATCGTAACCGGCCTAGTCTTTGATCCGCTGAAGCGGGCGATTCAGGCGCGAGTCGATCGGATCTTTGATCAAAAGCGATTCGACTACCGCGAGACCCTGGTGGAGTTTGGCCGAGGGCTGAACTCGCAGACCGATCTGCGAGCGCTGGTCGATTCCATCGTCGAGCGTTTGCCGCAGACGCTGCTGGTAACGCGAGTCGCGGTCTTCCTTGCTAAGGAGACCGATGATACGTTTGCCGAGCGACACTTTGAACTGGCGGCATCACACGGACTGACGAACCTGCAGGCGACCGACCTTAAGGCGCTGGACGTGCGCTTTTTCGACTTCGACCGGCCGGGCGCAAACAATCATATCTTCCTCGAGAATCCGCAGCAGGTACTACGTCTGCCGGAGGCGCAGCGCTCAAGCGCAGGCAGGCTCGACCTGAACTACTATCTGCCCTGCCGCGTTGCCAATCGCGAGGGAGGCGGCAACAGGACGGTCGCGGTGATCGGTCTGGGACGCACGGATGACGGAGACTTCCTCTCCAGCGAAGACATGGAACTGCTGGAGTCGCTGGCCGGCTACATCGGTATCGCTATTCAAAACGCGCAGCTCTACCGTCGGCTTGAGCAGAAGATCAGCGACTTCGAGCGGTTGAAGGAGTTCAACGAGAACATCGTTGAATCGATCAACATTGGCATCTTCGCGGTCGATCTGGACGACAGGATCGAAAGCTGGAACGCACAGATGGAGGCGATGTACGCGAAGCCTCGGATCGATGCGCTGCGCCAGCCGCTCTCCTCTGTCTTCCCGCCGGAGTTCGTCTCACGATTCAACAGCGTGCGCGACGAGCAGGGGACGCATACACTCTACAAGTTCCGTCTAGCACTGCCGACCGGTGAGGTGCGGACCGCCAATATTGCCATCGCGCCGCTGGTCACACGCGACTTCATCACTGTCGGACGGATCATTCTGGTCGATGACATTACAGACAGGATGCAGCTCGAGGCTCAGCTTACACAATCTGAGAAGCTCTCTTCGATCGGCTTGCTCGCCGCCGGGGTCGCGCACGAGGTCAACACACCGCTGGCTGTCATCTCCAGCTATGCCCAAATGTTGACCAAATATATGCGAGATGACGAGCGCCTCGCGCCGGTGCTCGAGAAGATTACGCAGCAGACCTTCCGCGCGTCGGAGATTGTTAACGGACTGCTGAACTTCTCTCGCACCAGCGGGACGGAGTTCACCGACGTCGATCTTAACGAACTGTTACGCGATACGATTGCCCTGCTTGACCATCAGCTGAAGACGGCGAAGATTCGTGTCGAGACCAATTTTGACCCGCAGCTCCCGCGTATCCATGGAAACCGCGGCAAGCTGCAGCAGGTCATCCTGAACCTGATGCTGAACGCGAAGGACGCTATGCTAGGCACCCCCAATGCAACGCTGCGGATTGCAACCTTCAGTGGGGCGGGACGGGTGCTCGTTCGCATTCAGGATTCCGGCGGGGGTATCGAACGCGAGCATCTGCACCGCATCTACGATCCATTCTTTACCACGAAGACCAAACCGCAGGAAGGCGCGCATAAAGGCACAGGCCTTGGGTTGGCAGTCAGCTATGGGATCATGCAGGAGCATGCCGGCAAGATCCACGTCGAGAGCGAGGTTGGCATCGGCACAGCCTTCCAGCTGGAGTTCCCTACCTCCGGCGGCCGGACTGCTGTGATCCCCGAGCCCGCGCGCGCAAGTGATACGCAGGAGTTGGAGAGGAAGACGATTCATGTCTGA
- a CDS encoding alpha/beta fold hydrolase, which produces MTSRHTDIVEGFVLVDGKKIHYQRAGRGRPLLLLHGLVGSARNWRLNISFLASHATVYAVDHFNMGESERVPGLDASLAATADRVAACMDALGLAEADIAAHSHGGAVAMMLAARHPDRVRRLILFAPANPFCDLGRQLIRFYQTRFGVWFARQIPLAPRMLKATALSRMYGDPSRVEKGALEGYTAGLRVPGTIDHVLQIVRRWSVDMGLLREALPVVAEKPTLLIWGDRDRAVGLSSARELQRILSRASLMVIPGAGHIAFEEMPDVCNRAMQDWISSPLPAEQGFSPAKTSAA; this is translated from the coding sequence ATGACATCACGGCATACAGATATCGTTGAAGGATTTGTGTTGGTGGATGGGAAGAAGATCCACTACCAGCGCGCTGGCCGCGGACGTCCGCTCCTCCTGCTACACGGACTGGTCGGTTCTGCCAGAAATTGGCGCCTGAACATCAGCTTCCTCGCAAGCCACGCCACCGTCTATGCCGTTGACCACTTCAATATGGGCGAGTCGGAGCGCGTTCCCGGTCTCGATGCCAGCCTTGCAGCCACCGCCGATCGCGTTGCCGCTTGCATGGATGCCCTAGGCTTGGCTGAGGCCGATATTGCTGCCCATTCGCACGGTGGCGCCGTCGCCATGATGCTTGCCGCGCGACATCCTGACCGTGTCCGCCGGCTCATTCTTTTCGCTCCAGCAAATCCCTTCTGCGATCTGGGCCGTCAACTTATCCGCTTCTATCAGACGCGTTTTGGCGTGTGGTTCGCCCGTCAGATTCCCCTCGCTCCAAGAATGCTCAAGGCGACCGCGCTAAGCCGCATGTACGGCGATCCATCGCGCGTGGAGAAGGGCGCTCTTGAAGGCTACACGGCTGGTCTGCGCGTGCCGGGCACAATCGATCATGTGCTGCAGATCGTCCGCCGCTGGTCGGTCGACATGGGCCTACTTCGCGAGGCGCTGCCCGTAGTGGCGGAAAAGCCAACGCTGCTCATCTGGGGAGACCGCGACCGAGCCGTCGGCCTATCCTCGGCCCGCGAGCTTCAGCGCATTCTCTCCCGCGCCAGCCTCATGGTCATTCCCGGGGCCGGGCACATCGCCTTCGAAGAGATGCCGGACGTATGCAACCGTGCCATGCAGGATTGGATATCGAGCCCCTTGCCCGCCGAGCAAGGTTTTTCTCCAGCCAAAACAAGCGCAGCCTAG
- a CDS encoding alpha/beta hydrolase has translation MTQSHIRSIDDLRGPEGRLEAVLNTGREDAPYATLVCHPHPLGGGTMHNKVVYHAMKALSSFGLPVVRFNFRSVGLSEGEFDDGLGELDDTRAVLEWMESNLRLPILLAGFSFGSFVGMRAGCGDERVKGLIGLGVPYRAEGRSYTYEFLTHCTQPKLFVSGTEDQFGPRDAVEPMLARAADPKRMVWIEGAEHFFQGTASSPGPKLDQMQAAIRSWMQETFGLTSA, from the coding sequence ATGACACAGTCACATATTCGATCGATCGATGATCTGCGGGGGCCAGAGGGCAGGCTGGAAGCAGTGTTGAACACTGGGCGCGAAGATGCTCCGTATGCCACACTTGTCTGCCACCCGCATCCGCTGGGCGGCGGGACGATGCACAACAAGGTTGTCTATCACGCGATGAAGGCACTCTCGTCGTTTGGTTTGCCGGTGGTTCGGTTCAACTTCCGCAGCGTTGGGCTAAGTGAGGGTGAGTTTGACGACGGTCTGGGTGAATTGGACGATACCCGCGCGGTGCTGGAGTGGATGGAGAGCAATCTTCGACTGCCGATTCTGCTGGCGGGATTTTCGTTTGGATCGTTCGTGGGAATGCGTGCTGGTTGCGGTGATGAGCGGGTCAAAGGCTTGATTGGCCTGGGTGTTCCCTACCGCGCCGAGGGCAGGAGTTACACGTACGAGTTTCTGACGCACTGCACGCAGCCAAAGCTGTTCGTCAGCGGCACGGAAGACCAGTTCGGGCCGCGTGATGCTGTCGAGCCAATGCTCGCAAGGGCTGCGGACCCGAAACGGATGGTGTGGATCGAGGGCGCGGAGCACTTCTTTCAGGGGACGGCTTCATCTCCGGGACCGAAGCTCGACCAGATGCAGGCAGCGATCCGTTCCTGGATGCAGGAGACGTTTGGACTCACTTCTGCCTGA